The proteins below come from a single Camelus bactrianus isolate YW-2024 breed Bactrian camel chromosome 2, ASM4877302v1, whole genome shotgun sequence genomic window:
- the RBM46 gene encoding putative RNA-binding protein 46 isoform X3: MNEENIDGTNGCSKVRTGTQNEAALLALMEKTGYNMVQENGQRKFGGPPPGWEGPPPPRGCEVFVGKIPRDMYEDELVPVFERAGKIYEFRLMMEFSGENRGYAFVMYTTKEEAQLAIRILNNYEIRPGKFIGVCVSLDNCRLFIGAIPKEKKKEEILDEMKKVTEGVVDVIVYPSATDKTKNRGFAFVEYESHRAAAMARRKLIPGTFQLWGHTIQVDWADPEKEVDEETMQRVKVLYVRNLMISTTEETIKAEFNKFKPGAVERVKKLRDYAFVHFFNRDDAVSAMSVMNGKCIDGASIEVTLAKPVNKENTWRQHLNGQISPNSENLIVFANKEESYPKTLGKPLTLPARLNGQHSPSPTEIERCAYPFYPGTKLTPISMYSLKSNHFNSAVMHLDYYCNKNNWAPPEYYLYSTTSQDGKVLLVYKIVIPAIANGSQSYFMPDKLCTTLEDAKELAAQFTLLHLGPF; this comes from the exons ACTGGTTACAACATGGTtcaagaaaatgggcagaggaaatTTGGTGGTCCTCCTCCAG GTTGGGAAGGTCCGCCTCCACCTAGAGGCTGTGAAGTTTTTGTAGGAAAAATACCTCGTGATATGTATGAAGATGAGTTAGTTCCTGTATTTGAAAGAGCTGGGAAGATATATGAATTTCGACTTATGATGGAATTTAGTGGTGAAAATCGAGGTTATGCTTTTGTGATGTATACTACGAAAGAAGAAGCCCAGTTAGCCATCAGAATTCTTAATAATTATGAGATTCGACCAGGGAAGTTTATTGGTGTGTGTGTAAGCTTGGATAACTGCAGATTATTCATTGGAGCTAttccaaaggaaaagaagaaggaagaaattttgGATGAAATGAAGAAAGTTACAGAAGGAGTTGTAGATGTCATCGTTTATCCAAGTGCAACTGATAAGACCAAAAATCGGGGTTTTGCATTTGTTGAATATGAATCTCACAGAGCTGCTGCTATGGCTAGGAGAAAGCTAATTCCAG GCACCTTCCAGCTCTGGGGCCATACTATTCAGGTGGACTGGGCTGACCCAGAGAAGGAGGTTGATGAGGAAACCATGCAGAGAGTTAAGGTTCTCTATGTACGAAATTTAATGATCTCAACTACAGAGGAAACAATTAAAGCCGAATTCAATAAATTCAAACCTGGTGCAGTTGAACGAGTAAAGAAACTTAGAGATTATGCTTTTGTTCACTTTTTCAACCGAGATGATGCTGTGTCTGCTATGTCTGTTATGAATGGAAAATGCATTGATGGAGCAAGTATTGAGGTAACACTGGCAAAACcagtaaataaagaaaacactTGGAGACAGCATCTTAATGGTCAGATTAGCCCCAATTCTGAAAACCTGATTGTGTTTGCTAACAAAGAAGAGAGCTACCCAAAAACTCTAGGCAAGCCACTAACTCTTCCAGCTCGTCTCAATGGCCAGCATAGCCCAAGCCCCACTGAAATTGAAAGATGCGCTTACCCATTTTATCCTGGAACAAAGCTTACTCCAATTAGTATGTATTCTTTAAAATCTAATCATTTCAATTCTGCAGTAATGCATTTGGATTATTACTGCAACAAAAATAATTGGGCACCACCAGAATATTATTTATATTCAACAACAAGTCAAGATGGGAAAGTACTCTTGGTGTATAAAATTGTCATTCCTGCTATTGCAAATGGATCCCAGAGCTACTTCATGCCAGACAAACTCTGCACTACGTTAGAAGATGCAAAGGAACTGGCGGCCCAGTTTACATTACTTCATTTGG